One stretch of Oncorhynchus clarkii lewisi isolate Uvic-CL-2024 chromosome 3, UVic_Ocla_1.0, whole genome shotgun sequence DNA includes these proteins:
- the LOC139406166 gene encoding nyctalopin translates to MILIAFTVSVLCLFPQAALALWACARSCPASCTCTLEKSCSVLCDRSGLPDLPREFPCEASSINLDKNSLKFLSERAFGTLPSLRSLSLDHNNISFITPGAFKGLPNLVELKMAHNEYIRYLHTRTFTGLKRLVRLDVADCNLFNMPDRIFLENYALKELFCFQNNFRRIPGAFRGMENLTHVYLERNKIEAVAYTSLLGLGNLRYLNLQENRINVIHDQSFQDLMRLENFYLNDNLLSELPRVAFKGLSRLKMLNLGGNQFTNISKTWFSDLVELEVLYLDRNRLVYIEEGSFENLTSLITLHLNSNNLSSLPFPVFQPVYFIGHLYLFRNPWECDCSLEYLKEWMESYKLVRDIPCASPSSVVGLDLSEVVFARVNGSCLDPGELNLTTMSSEILSTTENRFNSLISKLLQQELREEVGNGTESLRNGTLLDPAEGLSAGIKGADVNQSLVSLLVMWCVFWMTIGQSDVDFLFGHVTGT, encoded by the exons ATGATTCTCATTGCTTTCACAG tctctgtcCTGTGCCTGTTTCCCCAGGCTGCGCTGGCTCTGTGGGCGTGCGCACGCTCCTGCCCAGCCTCTTGCACGTGCACGCTGGAGAAGAGCTGCAGTGTGTTGTGTGACCGCTCTGGCCTACCCGACCTGCCCCGGGAGTTCCCTTGTGAGGCGTCCTCCATCAACCTGGACAAGAACAGCCTGAAGTTCCTGTCTGAGAGGGCCTTTGGTACCCTGCCGTCTCTCAGGTCCCTGTCCCTGGACCACAACAACATCTCCTTCATCACCCCTGGGGCCTTCAAG GGTCTGCCCAACCTAGTGGAACTGAAGATGGCCCACAACGAGTACATCCGTTACCTCCACACCCGCACCTTCACCGGGCTCAAACGCCTGGTCCGACTGGACGTGGCCGACTGTAACCTCTTCAACATGCCCGACCGGATCTTTCTAGAAAATTATGCTCTGAAGGAACTGTTCTGCTTCCAGAACAACTTCCGAAGGATTCCCGGAGCGTTCCGCGGGATGGAGAACCTGACCCACGTCTACCTGGAGCGGAACAAGATCGAGGCGGTGGCATATACCTCTCTCCTAGGCCTGGGGAACCTCAG GTACCTGAACCTCCAGGAGAACCGCATCAACGTGATCCACGACCAGTCCTTTCAGGACCTCATGCGCCTGGAGAACTTCTACCTCAACGACAACCTGCTGTCTGAGCTGCCTCGGGTGGCCTTCAAGGGCCTTAGCCGCCTCAAGATGCTCAACCTGGGGGGCAACCAGTTCACCAACATTTCCAAGACCTGGTTCAGCGACCTGGTGGAGCTGGAGGTCCTCTACCTGGACCGCAATCGCCTGGTCTATATCGAGGAGGGCTCCTTTGAGAACCTGACCAGTCTGATCACCCTCCACCTCAACAGCAACAACCTTAGTTCCCTGCCCTTCCCTGTCTTCCAGCCTGTCTACTTCATTGGACACCTCTACCTCTTCAGGAACCCCTGGGAATGTGACTGCTCTCTGGAGTATCTTAAGGAGTGGATGGAGAGTTATAAGTTGGTCCGGGACATCCCCTGCGCCTCCCCGTCCTCCGTGGTCGGCCTGGATCTGAGCGAGGTAGTCTTCGCCAGGGTGAATGGGTCGTGCCTGGATCCGGGGGAGCTGAACCTGACCACAATGTCTTCGGAGATCCTCTCGACCACGGAGAACCGTTTCAACAGCCTGATCTCCAAGCTGCTCCAGCAGGAGCTCAGGGAAGAGGTGGGGAACGGGACGGAGAGCCTGAGGAACGGAACTCTGCTGGACCCCGCAGAGGGACTCAGCGCTGGGATCAAAGGGGCAGACGTCAACCAATCACTGGTCTCATTGTTGGTGATGTGGTGTGTCTTCTGGATGACAATTGGCCAATCGGATGTGGATTTCCTGTTTGGGCATGTGACTGGGACCTGA